One window of the Sulfitobacter alexandrii genome contains the following:
- a CDS encoding DUF4442 domain-containing protein, whose product MTPYDMIKAHLDSAVPFATHTGIDLLEIADGTASARLVQRQEVSNHIKSVHAGAMFTLGEAASGAAMAGALAPMIFDLRPVAATARIAYVKVAHGTLTAHAKTSEPGATLLETIRTEGKAAFDVEVDIRDESDETVAEMTVNWHVSAART is encoded by the coding sequence ATGACCCCTTATGACATGATAAAGGCGCATCTCGACAGCGCCGTACCCTTCGCCACCCACACCGGAATCGACTTGCTCGAGATCGCGGACGGCACCGCCAGCGCCCGGCTGGTGCAGCGGCAGGAAGTATCCAATCACATCAAGTCGGTGCACGCCGGTGCGATGTTCACACTGGGCGAGGCCGCCTCGGGCGCGGCGATGGCGGGCGCACTGGCGCCGATGATCTTCGACCTGCGCCCCGTCGCCGCCACCGCCCGGATCGCTTACGTCAAGGTCGCCCACGGCACGCTGACCGCCCACGCCAAGACCTCTGAGCCGGGTGCCACCCTGCTCGAAACGATCAGGACGGAGGGCAAGGCGGCCTTCGACGTTGAGGTGGATATCCGCGACGAAAGCGACGAGACCGTCGCGGAAATGACCGTGAACTGGCATGTAAGCGCGGCAAGAACCTAG
- the purM gene encoding phosphoribosylformylglycinamidine cyclo-ligase translates to MSTPSNGITYADAGVDIDAGNTLVERIKPAAKRTARPGVMSGLGGFGALFDLKGAGFSDPVLVAATDGVGTKLRIAIDTGNVDSIGIDLVAMCVNDLVCQGAEPLFFLDYFATGKLEIDSATRIIEGIAEGCAASGCALIGGETAEMPGMYHAGDFDLAGFAVGAMERGTELPRAVAEGDVLLGLPSDGVHSNGYSLVRRIVELSGLGWDDACPWGGGTLGAALLTPTRLYVKGAVAALRDDCVRALAHITGGGLTENLPRVLPDGLGAEIDLDAWALPPVFDWLAEQGGMAQAELLKTFNSGIGMIAVVAPDRVEAARAAFATDGHDAIEIGRITAGNGVTYRGSLR, encoded by the coding sequence ATGTCGACACCAAGTAACGGGATCACCTACGCGGATGCGGGCGTCGACATCGACGCCGGCAACACGCTGGTGGAGCGGATCAAGCCCGCGGCGAAACGGACCGCGCGGCCCGGCGTCATGTCGGGGCTGGGCGGGTTCGGCGCGCTCTTCGATCTCAAGGGTGCGGGCTTCTCCGACCCGGTGCTGGTCGCGGCGACGGACGGCGTGGGCACCAAGCTGCGGATCGCCATCGACACCGGCAACGTGGACAGCATCGGCATCGACCTTGTCGCCATGTGCGTCAACGACCTCGTGTGTCAGGGGGCAGAGCCGCTGTTCTTTCTCGACTATTTCGCCACTGGCAAGCTGGAGATCGACAGCGCCACCCGCATCATCGAAGGGATCGCCGAAGGCTGTGCCGCTTCGGGCTGCGCGCTGATCGGCGGCGAGACGGCCGAGATGCCGGGCATGTACCATGCGGGCGACTTCGATCTCGCGGGCTTCGCGGTGGGCGCGATGGAGCGGGGCACCGAACTGCCCCGCGCGGTGGCCGAGGGCGACGTGCTGCTGGGCCTGCCCAGCGACGGCGTCCATTCCAACGGCTATTCGCTTGTCCGCCGCATCGTCGAACTCAGCGGCCTCGGCTGGGACGATGCCTGCCCCTGGGGCGGGGGAACGCTGGGGGCGGCGCTGCTCACCCCGACGCGGCTCTACGTCAAGGGCGCGGTGGCCGCCCTGCGCGACGACTGCGTGCGCGCGCTGGCGCATATCACCGGCGGCGGCCTGACGGAGAATCTGCCGCGCGTGCTGCCCGACGGGCTCGGCGCCGAAATCGATCTCGACGCATGGGCGCTCCCGCCTGTCTTCGACTGGCTGGCGGAACAGGGCGGCATGGCACAGGCCGAACTGCTCAAGACCTTCAACTCCGGAATTGGCATGATCGCCGTCGTCGCGCCCGACAGGGTGGAGGCCGCCCGCGCCGCCTTTGCCACGGACGGCCACGACGCCATCGAGATCGGGCGCATCACCGCCGGCAACGGCGTGACGTACCGGGGCAGCCTGAGGTGA
- the purN gene encoding phosphoribosylglycinamide formyltransferase, giving the protein MTKRVAILASGGGSNMRALVADMTGDHPARPAVVLSNNADAGCIAWARAQGIATEVVDHRPFGSDRAAFEDAVSAALAPHAPDIICLAGFMRKLTAGFTDAWAGRMINIHPSLLPRYKGLDTHARALAAGDAEHGCTVHEVTAALDDGPILGQARIPVLPDDTPETLAARVLVQEHRLYPAVLRRFAAGLRDRIDLTG; this is encoded by the coding sequence GTGACGAAACGGGTTGCGATCCTTGCCTCCGGCGGCGGGTCGAACATGCGCGCGCTGGTCGCGGACATGACGGGCGACCACCCCGCGCGGCCCGCCGTTGTGCTGTCCAACAACGCCGACGCCGGCTGCATCGCTTGGGCCAGGGCGCAGGGAATCGCGACCGAGGTGGTCGATCACCGCCCCTTCGGGTCCGACCGCGCGGCCTTCGAGGACGCGGTAAGCGCCGCGCTGGCCCCCCATGCGCCGGACATCATCTGCCTCGCGGGTTTCATGCGCAAGCTGACCGCCGGTTTCACCGATGCCTGGGCCGGGCGCATGATCAACATCCACCCCTCGCTCCTGCCCAGGTACAAGGGCCTCGATACCCATGCCCGCGCGCTCGCGGCGGGGGATGCGGAACACGGCTGCACCGTGCACGAGGTGACCGCCGCCCTCGACGACGGCCCGATCCTCGGCCAGGCGCGCATCCCCGTTCTCCCCGACGACACGCCCGAGACGCTCGCCGCCCGCGTGCTCGTGCAGGAGCATCGCCTGTACCCGGCCGTCCTGCGCCGCTTTGCGGCGGGCCTGCGCGACCGGATCGACCTGACGGGGTGA
- the rnd gene encoding ribonuclease D produces the protein MKTITSTADLAAFCKEAADHDYVTVDTEFLRERTYYSKLCLVQLAMPGKDDSNAVLVDPLAEGISLDPLYELFRDTSVVKVFHAARQDLEIFYVDAQVFPEPLFDTQVAAMVCGFGEQVGYETLVRKICHTGVDKTSRFTDWSRRPLTEDQKKYALADVTHLRQIYEFLRDKLEESGRARWVSEELETLTSPDTYVTQPREAWKRVKTRTSSPKFLAIVRELAAFREDYAQNRNVPRNRVFKDDALVELASLKPSTPEELGRARLLLREARRGDIADGILAAVKAGVACKPADMPQPDRSRDKLQVNPALADLLRVLLKAKTEQAGVAAKLIAPASDLDGIAAGLRDVPALSGWRREVFGNDALRLCDGEIALTARGNDVRVVEL, from the coding sequence ATGAAAACGATCACCAGTACCGCCGACCTGGCCGCCTTCTGCAAGGAGGCCGCCGACCACGACTACGTTACCGTCGACACGGAGTTCCTGCGCGAACGCACCTATTATTCCAAGCTGTGCCTCGTGCAGCTGGCCATGCCCGGCAAGGACGACAGCAACGCCGTGCTGGTCGATCCGCTGGCCGAAGGCATCTCGCTCGATCCGCTCTACGAGCTGTTCCGCGACACGTCGGTGGTCAAGGTGTTCCACGCCGCCCGGCAGGATCTCGAAATCTTCTACGTCGATGCGCAGGTCTTTCCCGAGCCGCTGTTCGACACGCAGGTCGCGGCCATGGTCTGCGGATTCGGCGAACAGGTGGGCTACGAGACGCTGGTGCGCAAGATCTGCCACACCGGCGTGGACAAGACCTCGCGCTTCACCGACTGGTCCCGCCGTCCGCTGACCGAAGATCAGAAGAAATACGCCCTGGCCGACGTGACCCACCTGCGCCAGATCTACGAATTCCTGCGTGACAAGCTGGAGGAAAGCGGCCGCGCCCGCTGGGTCAGCGAGGAACTGGAAACGCTGACCAGCCCCGACACCTACGTGACCCAGCCGCGCGAGGCGTGGAAGCGGGTCAAGACACGGACGTCCTCGCCCAAGTTCCTCGCCATCGTCCGCGAACTGGCGGCCTTCCGCGAGGACTATGCCCAGAACCGCAACGTGCCCCGCAACCGGGTGTTCAAGGACGATGCACTGGTCGAACTTGCCAGTCTCAAACCGTCCACCCCCGAGGAACTGGGCCGCGCTCGGCTGCTCCTGCGCGAAGCGCGGCGCGGCGACATCGCGGACGGCATCCTTGCGGCGGTGAAGGCAGGTGTCGCCTGCAAGCCCGCGGACATGCCCCAACCGGACCGGAGCCGCGACAAGCTTCAGGTGAACCCGGCCCTCGCCGATCTGCTGCGTGTGCTGCTCAAGGCCAAGACGGAGCAGGCCGGCGTCGCCGCCAAGCTCATCGCCCCGGCGTCCGATCTCGACGGCATCGCGGCAGGACTGCGTGACGTGCCCGCCCTCAGCGGCTGGCGGCGCGAAGTCTTCGGCAACGACGCCTTGCGCCTGTGCGACGGGGAAATCGCCCTCACGGCCCGCGGCAACGATGTCAGGGTGGTTGAACTTTGA
- a CDS encoding RidA family protein, with product MSEITRKHTNTRMSQIVTHNGTVYLAGQVGTPGASVAQQTQDCLDSIDKLLAEAGSDKSRILQAVIWLADMSDFEEMNGVWDAWVPEGQAPARACGEAKLARADFTVEIIVTAAA from the coding sequence ATGTCTGAAATCACCCGCAAACATACCAATACCCGGATGAGCCAGATCGTCACGCACAACGGCACCGTCTACCTCGCGGGCCAGGTCGGTACGCCGGGCGCCAGCGTCGCGCAGCAGACCCAGGATTGTCTCGACAGCATCGACAAGCTGCTGGCAGAGGCGGGGTCGGACAAGTCCCGCATCCTGCAAGCCGTGATCTGGCTGGCCGACATGTCCGATTTCGAAGAGATGAACGGCGTCTGGGATGCCTGGGTTCCCGAAGGTCAGGCGCCCGCCCGCGCCTGTGGCGAGGCCAAGCTCGCACGCGCCGACTTCACGGTGGAAATCATCGTGACCGCCGCCGCCTGA
- a CDS encoding SufE family protein, whose translation MANAAFEELVEDFEFLDDWEDRYRHVIDLGKAMDPLDEALRVPATKVDGCASQVWLHAQFDDGTLHFDGASDAMIVSGLIAVLRVLYNGLSPDEVVAVDARAEMGRLGLNDHLSAQRSNGLRAMIERIRELAAQAA comes from the coding sequence ATGGCCAACGCCGCTTTCGAAGAGCTTGTCGAGGATTTCGAATTTCTGGACGACTGGGAAGACCGCTATCGCCACGTCATCGATCTGGGCAAGGCGATGGACCCGCTCGACGAGGCGCTGCGCGTGCCCGCGACCAAGGTGGACGGTTGCGCCAGCCAGGTCTGGCTTCACGCGCAGTTCGACGACGGCACGCTGCATTTCGACGGGGCGAGCGACGCGATGATCGTGTCGGGCCTGATCGCGGTGCTGCGGGTGCTCTACAACGGGCTGAGCCCGGACGAGGTCGTCGCGGTCGATGCCCGCGCGGAAATGGGCCGCCTCGGGCTGAACGATCACCTGTCGGCACAGCGGTCGAACGGTCTGCGCGCGATGATCGAACGGATCAGGGAACTGGCGGCGCAGGCGGCCTGA
- a CDS encoding YqaA family protein, which translates to MIGYLALFLAALVAATLLPMQSEAVLVGLMVAGTHPVVLLVLVATAGNVLGSVLNWVLGRYLLHFRDRRWFPVSPRQLARAQGWYARYGRWSLLGSWLPLVGDPLTVVAGVMRMPIGPFVLLVTLAKGGRYIVLAAVTLAWMPDLALRPPAPPVP; encoded by the coding sequence GTGATCGGATATCTTGCCCTGTTCCTTGCGGCGCTGGTGGCGGCGACGCTCCTGCCGATGCAATCCGAGGCGGTGCTGGTCGGCCTGATGGTGGCCGGGACGCACCCGGTGGTGCTGCTGGTGCTGGTGGCGACGGCGGGCAACGTGCTGGGGTCCGTGCTCAACTGGGTGCTGGGCCGGTACCTGCTGCACTTTCGCGACCGGCGCTGGTTTCCCGTGTCGCCGCGCCAGCTTGCGCGCGCGCAGGGCTGGTACGCGCGCTATGGGCGATGGTCCCTGCTGGGCAGCTGGCTGCCGCTGGTGGGCGATCCCCTGACGGTGGTGGCGGGAGTGATGCGCATGCCGATCGGCCCCTTCGTGCTGCTGGTGACGCTGGCCAAGGGGGGCCGGTATATCGTGCTTGCCGCGGTGACGCTGGCGTGGATGCCGGACCTCGCGCTCAGGCCGCCTGCGCCGCCAGTTCCCTGA
- a CDS encoding DUF1638 domain-containing protein, giving the protein MIPSDDTLTETGLELERPRGRILLIACGALAREILDLKAVNGWTHLDLTCLPAKYHLFPDRITAAVREAVAKHRADYDDIFVVYADCGTGGQLQAACAELGVEMVAGPHCYSFFEGNDAFAAKAEEEFTAFYLTDFLVRQFDAFIMKPMGLDRHPELRDMYFGNYEKLVYQAQTDDPALTEKARACAETLGLAFERRYTGYGDLKTALARL; this is encoded by the coding sequence ATGATCCCGTCGGACGATACCCTGACCGAAACCGGTCTGGAACTGGAACGGCCGCGGGGGCGGATCCTGCTGATCGCCTGCGGGGCGCTGGCGCGCGAGATCCTCGACCTGAAAGCCGTCAACGGCTGGACGCACCTGGACCTGACCTGTCTTCCCGCGAAGTATCACCTGTTTCCCGACCGGATCACCGCCGCGGTGCGCGAGGCCGTCGCCAAACACCGGGCCGATTACGACGACATCTTCGTGGTCTACGCCGATTGCGGCACCGGCGGGCAGCTTCAGGCGGCCTGTGCCGAGCTGGGGGTGGAAATGGTGGCGGGGCCGCATTGCTACAGCTTCTTCGAGGGCAACGATGCCTTTGCGGCAAAGGCCGAAGAGGAATTCACCGCCTTTTACCTGACCGATTTCCTCGTCCGGCAGTTCGATGCCTTCATCATGAAGCCGATGGGGCTCGACCGGCATCCCGAACTGCGGGACATGTATTTCGGCAACTACGAAAAGCTGGTGTACCAGGCCCAGACCGACGACCCCGCGCTGACGGAGAAGGCCCGCGCCTGCGCCGAGACGCTGGGGCTGGCGTTCGAGCGGCGCTATACCGGGTATGGTGACCTGAAAACGGCGCTGGCCCGGCTGTGA
- a CDS encoding YbjQ family protein — MIASRSDMLIATTEGIAGREVVETLGLVRGATVRAKHIGTDVLASLRNLVGGEMKGYSSMLAGAREQALDRMAAAARDLGADAVVGCRMETSSIMNGASEIVAYGTAVRLR, encoded by the coding sequence ATGATCGCATCGAGAAGTGACATGCTGATCGCCACGACCGAAGGGATCGCGGGCCGCGAGGTGGTCGAGACGCTGGGCCTCGTGCGCGGGGCGACGGTACGGGCCAAGCACATCGGCACGGACGTGCTGGCGAGCCTGCGCAACCTCGTTGGCGGCGAGATGAAGGGCTATTCCTCGATGCTGGCGGGCGCGCGGGAACAGGCGCTGGACCGGATGGCCGCCGCCGCGCGTGACCTTGGCGCGGATGCCGTTGTCGGGTGCCGGATGGAGACATCGTCGATCATGAACGGCGCTTCCGAGATCGTCGCCTACGGCACCGCCGTGCGCCTGCGATGA
- a CDS encoding corrinoid protein — MSDDEEIILSELDDEELVQQMFDDLYDGLKEEIEEAVQILLDRGWEPYDILTKALVGGMTIVGADFRDGILFVPEVLLAANAMKGGMAILKPLLAETGAPTIGKMVIGTVKGDIHDIGKNLVGMMMEGAGFEIVDLGINNPVENYLEAIEKEKADILGMSALLTTTMPYMKVVIDTMVEQGIRDDYIILVGGAPLNEEFGKAIGADAYCRDAAVAVETAKEWMHRKHNSAKSA, encoded by the coding sequence ATGTCTGACGATGAAGAAATCATCCTCTCCGAGCTCGATGACGAAGAGCTTGTCCAACAGATGTTCGACGACCTCTACGACGGTCTCAAGGAAGAGATCGAAGAGGCCGTGCAAATCCTGCTGGACCGGGGCTGGGAACCCTACGACATCCTGACGAAGGCCCTCGTGGGCGGCATGACCATCGTCGGCGCCGACTTCCGCGACGGGATCCTTTTCGTGCCCGAGGTGCTGCTGGCGGCCAACGCGATGAAGGGCGGCATGGCCATCCTCAAGCCGCTGCTGGCCGAAACCGGTGCGCCGACCATCGGCAAGATGGTGATCGGCACGGTAAAAGGCGACATTCACGACATCGGCAAGAACCTTGTCGGCATGATGATGGAAGGCGCCGGTTTCGAGATCGTCGACCTGGGCATCAACAACCCCGTGGAAAACTATCTCGAGGCGATCGAGAAGGAAAAGGCCGACATTCTTGGCATGTCCGCCCTGCTGACCACGACGATGCCCTACATGAAGGTCGTGATCGACACGATGGTCGAACAGGGCATCCGCGACGATTACATCATCCTCGTGGGCGGTGCGCCGCTGAACGAGGAATTCGGCAAGGCCATCGGCGCGGACGCCTATTGCCGCGATGCCGCCGTGGCGGTGGAAACCGCCAAGGAATGGATGCACCGCAAGCACAACAGCGCCAAGAGCGCCTGA
- a CDS encoding PA0069 family radical SAM protein: MDREDRRFRVVGRAAGSNHAGRFERHARVQVDDGWTPEDDLPVLRTHTAIEVPRKVITYNTSPDLPFDRSINPYRGCEHGCVYCFARPSHAYLGLSPGLDFETRLVARPEAPSVLKRELAAKSYRVAPIAIGTNTDPYQPIEREHGIMRACLEVLSDAGHPVAIVTKGALIERDLDILSDMAARELVRVGISVTTLDARLSRLMEPRAPAPQRRLRVIRALSDAGVPVRIMASPLIPALTDPELEAILAAGRDAGARHASWIMLRLPREVSPLVQDWLATHYPDRADRIMARLREMHGGKEYDATWHRRMRGEGPYAEIIARRFDVAIRRLGLDLRSGPMRCDLFRPPSRDTAQLSLF; encoded by the coding sequence ATGGATAGGGAAGATCGGCGATTCAGGGTGGTCGGACGCGCGGCGGGCAGCAACCATGCCGGCCGGTTCGAACGGCACGCGCGGGTGCAGGTGGACGATGGCTGGACGCCGGAGGACGATCTGCCGGTGCTGCGCACCCATACCGCGATCGAGGTGCCGCGCAAGGTCATCACCTACAACACCTCGCCCGATCTGCCCTTCGACCGCTCGATCAACCCTTACCGGGGCTGCGAACACGGCTGCGTCTACTGTTTCGCGCGGCCCAGCCACGCCTATCTCGGTCTCTCGCCGGGCCTGGATTTCGAGACACGGCTGGTGGCGCGGCCCGAGGCGCCGTCGGTCCTGAAACGCGAACTGGCGGCGAAATCCTACCGCGTCGCGCCCATCGCCATCGGCACCAACACCGATCCCTATCAACCGATCGAGCGGGAGCACGGGATCATGCGCGCCTGCCTCGAGGTGTTGTCGGACGCGGGCCATCCCGTCGCCATCGTGACCAAGGGCGCGCTGATCGAACGCGACCTCGACATCCTGTCGGACATGGCCGCGCGCGAGCTGGTGCGTGTCGGCATATCGGTCACCACGCTGGATGCACGGTTGAGCAGGTTGATGGAACCCCGCGCCCCCGCGCCGCAACGACGCTTGCGGGTGATCCGGGCCTTGTCGGACGCGGGCGTGCCGGTGCGCATCATGGCCTCGCCGCTGATCCCCGCGCTGACGGACCCCGAGCTCGAGGCGATCCTCGCCGCGGGCCGCGATGCGGGCGCACGCCATGCCAGCTGGATCATGCTGCGCCTCCCGCGCGAGGTGTCGCCGCTGGTGCAGGACTGGCTTGCCACCCATTATCCCGACCGGGCGGACCGGATCATGGCCCGCCTGCGCGAGATGCACGGCGGCAAGGAATACGACGCCACGTGGCATCGCCGCATGCGGGGGGAGGGGCCCTACGCCGAGATCATCGCGCGGCGATTCGACGTGGCGATCAGGCGGCTGGGGCTCGACCTGCGCTCTGGTCCGATGCGCTGCGACCTGTTTCGCCCGCCGTCCAGGGACACGGCCCAGCTCTCCCTGTTCTGA
- the bmt gene encoding betaine--homocysteine S-methyltransferase has translation MSNALTDLLAEKGYLLADGATGTNLFNMGLMSGDAPEMWNVEEPEKIIKLYRGAVDSGSDLFLTNSFGANASRLKLHGAQDRVHELARVSAELAREVADTAGRKVIVAGSVGPTGDIMEPVGTLSHAAAVEMFHEAADGLKTGGVDIGWLETISAPEEYKAAAEGFARAGLPWCGTMSFDTAGRTMMGVTSEGMVDMVEGLDDGPLAFGANCGTGASDLLRTVLGFASKNPALPIISKGNAGIPKYKDGHIHYDGTPELMGKYAVMARDCGATIIGGCCGTMPEHLVAMRAALDSQPKGPAPTLEEIVSVLGPFSSDSDGTGDGGAPKRERRGGRRRG, from the coding sequence ATGTCCAATGCACTGACCGATCTTCTGGCCGAAAAGGGCTATCTGCTGGCCGACGGGGCCACCGGCACCAACCTGTTCAACATGGGGCTGATGTCCGGCGACGCGCCCGAGATGTGGAACGTGGAAGAGCCCGAGAAGATCATCAAGCTTTACCGCGGTGCGGTGGACAGCGGCAGCGACCTGTTCCTGACCAACAGTTTCGGCGCCAACGCATCGCGGCTCAAGCTGCACGGAGCGCAGGACCGGGTGCATGAACTGGCGCGGGTGTCCGCCGAACTGGCGCGCGAGGTGGCCGATACGGCAGGGCGCAAGGTGATCGTCGCGGGATCGGTCGGCCCGACCGGGGACATCATGGAACCCGTCGGCACGCTGAGCCATGCCGCCGCTGTGGAGATGTTCCACGAGGCCGCGGACGGGCTCAAGACCGGCGGCGTCGACATCGGCTGGCTGGAGACGATCAGCGCGCCCGAGGAATACAAGGCCGCCGCCGAGGGCTTTGCCCGCGCGGGCCTGCCGTGGTGCGGCACCATGAGCTTCGACACGGCGGGACGCACCATGATGGGCGTGACCTCGGAAGGGATGGTGGACATGGTCGAGGGGCTGGACGACGGGCCGCTCGCCTTTGGCGCGAACTGCGGCACCGGGGCCTCCGACCTGTTGCGCACGGTGCTGGGTTTCGCCTCGAAGAATCCCGCGCTTCCGATCATTTCCAAGGGCAACGCGGGGATCCCGAAGTACAAGGACGGCCATATCCACTATGACGGCACGCCGGAGTTGATGGGCAAATACGCGGTGATGGCACGCGACTGCGGCGCGACGATCATCGGCGGCTGCTGCGGGACCATGCCGGAGCATCTGGTGGCGATGCGGGCGGCGCTGGACAGCCAGCCCAAGGGGCCCGCGCCGACGCTGGAGGAGATCGTATCGGTTCTCGGGCCGTTCTCTTCGGACAGTGACGGCACCGGTGACGGCGGTGCGCCCAAGCGCGAGCGGCGCGGTGGCCGCCGCCGCGGCTGA
- a CDS encoding phosphatidylglycerol lysyltransferase domain-containing protein has translation MARRIWTGRQVARTARLAVPPGITLGSLWLVGLQLGDTPWRALPAGLRNVGAPALALALACVAVSFAALGRYDALFHRHLDTGLSPRHARFSGTVAIALSQTLGFGVLTGALVRQRLLPQLGVATALRLSACVAASFLLAWGWITALACLLLPAPAWTLPPALAAVTALPLCATLAAFGPPPPLPRVARWLRAVPSLPAMGSILFWALVDLLAAALVLYLLLPQGTVTLPGFVPVFLLAFGAGLLSGAPGGAGPFELTLLALLPDVPKADLLAAVMGYRALYYALPALLGAVALVRPLPRGTSRRTGAVPCGDTGAELGLLRQNGGHLAMLGGRPAALWPTPQALVVLPGGAAILHRKALMALHREARARNRVPVLYKCSAREAARVRAAGWHVTRIAREALLDPQRFDLDRPGCRSLRRKLRQAAKAGVEVRPAARLPLARMAALDAEWQHRNGGARGGTMGRFCPDYVAGQRVFLALQGAELVGFATFHAGPRDMALDLMRLAARAPDGTMQALVTAAVTEARARGLTRLSLAAVPDIAALKRPLPAWLCRAVLDRAGADGLTRFKSAFAPRWSPRYAAAPGGGVLLLALADIAREVHHPPPLIHGTALHEQDEEYELATARTA, from the coding sequence ATGGCAAGGCGGATCTGGACAGGACGGCAGGTCGCGCGCACGGCGCGGCTGGCCGTGCCGCCGGGCATCACGCTCGGCAGCCTCTGGCTGGTTGGCCTGCAGCTTGGGGACACGCCCTGGCGCGCCCTGCCCGCGGGCCTGCGCAACGTCGGCGCGCCCGCCCTTGCGCTGGCACTGGCCTGCGTCGCGGTCAGCTTTGCCGCCCTGGGCCGGTACGACGCCCTGTTCCACCGGCATCTGGACACCGGGCTGTCGCCCCGCCACGCCCGCTTCAGCGGGACCGTGGCCATCGCCCTGTCCCAGACCCTCGGCTTCGGCGTGCTGACGGGTGCCCTCGTCCGCCAGCGGCTGCTGCCGCAACTCGGGGTCGCGACGGCGCTGCGGCTCTCGGCGTGCGTGGCAGCCAGCTTCCTGCTGGCATGGGGGTGGATCACCGCGCTGGCCTGCCTGCTGCTGCCCGCGCCGGCGTGGACCCTGCCGCCCGCGCTGGCCGCAGTGACGGCGCTTCCGCTGTGCGCGACGCTCGCGGCCTTCGGGCCGCCCCCGCCCCTGCCGCGGGTCGCGCGCTGGCTGCGGGCCGTGCCGAGCCTGCCGGCCATGGGATCGATCCTGTTCTGGGCGCTGGTGGACCTGCTGGCCGCGGCGCTGGTGCTCTACTTGCTGCTGCCGCAGGGCACGGTCACGCTGCCCGGCTTCGTGCCGGTCTTCCTGCTCGCCTTCGGCGCCGGGCTGCTGTCGGGGGCGCCGGGGGGCGCCGGGCCGTTCGAACTGACCTTGCTGGCCCTGCTGCCCGACGTGCCGAAAGCCGATCTGCTGGCGGCTGTGATGGGCTACCGTGCGCTCTATTACGCCCTGCCCGCCCTTCTGGGGGCCGTGGCGCTGGTGCGGCCCCTGCCGCGCGGCACGTCCCGCCGGACCGGGGCGGTGCCCTGCGGCGATACCGGCGCGGAGCTGGGCTTGCTGCGCCAGAACGGGGGTCATCTGGCGATGCTTGGCGGCCGCCCCGCCGCCCTGTGGCCGACTCCGCAGGCGCTGGTGGTGCTGCCGGGCGGCGCGGCCATTCTTCACCGGAAAGCCCTCATGGCCCTGCACCGCGAGGCGCGCGCCCGGAACAGGGTGCCGGTGCTTTACAAGTGCAGCGCGCGGGAAGCGGCCCGCGTCCGGGCGGCGGGCTGGCACGTGACGCGCATCGCGCGCGAGGCGCTGCTGGATCCGCAGCGCTTCGATCTCGACCGACCGGGCTGCCGGAGCCTCCGGCGAAAGCTGCGCCAGGCGGCGAAGGCGGGCGTCGAGGTTCGGCCGGCGGCGCGGCTGCCGCTTGCCCGGATGGCCGCGCTCGATGCGGAGTGGCAGCATCGCAACGGCGGCGCCCGAGGTGGCACCATGGGGCGGTTCTGTCCCGACTACGTGGCGGGGCAGCGGGTTTTCCTTGCCCTGCAGGGCGCGGAACTGGTCGGTTTCGCGACCTTTCACGCGGGGCCCCGCGACATGGCACTGGACCTGATGCGGCTGGCGGCGCGGGCCCCCGATGGCACGATGCAGGCGCTGGTGACGGCGGCCGTTACGGAGGCGCGAGCGCGCGGGCTGACCCGCCTGAGCCTTGCCGCCGTGCCCGATATCGCGGCGCTGAAGCGCCCCTTGCCGGCATGGCTTTGCCGGGCGGTGCTTGACCGGGCCGGGGCCGACGGGCTGACACGGTTCAAGTCCGCTTTCGCGCCGCGCTGGTCGCCGCGCTATGCCGCCGCTCCCGGCGGTGGGGTACTGCTGCTGGCGCTGGCGGACATCGCCCGCGAGGTGCACCATCCGCCGCCGCTGATCCACGGAACCGCGCTTCATGAACAAGATGAGGAATATGAACTTGCGACAGCGCGGACCGCGTGA
- a CDS encoding DUF1476 domain-containing protein, producing the protein MSTMKDRENAFENKYAHDAEMQFKAEARRNKLLGLWAADLLGKTGDDAAAYAREVIKSDFEEAGDEDVFRKVSGDLGHRADEATIRAKMASLMTEAKAQIVSETD; encoded by the coding sequence ATGTCCACGATGAAAGACCGCGAGAACGCCTTCGAGAACAAGTACGCCCACGACGCCGAAATGCAGTTCAAGGCCGAGGCGCGGCGCAACAAGCTGCTGGGCCTCTGGGCCGCGGACCTGCTGGGCAAGACGGGCGACGACGCCGCGGCCTACGCGCGCGAGGTCATCAAGTCCGACTTCGAGGAAGCGGGCGACGAGGACGTGTTCCGCAAGGTGTCGGGCGATCTCGGCCACCGCGCGGACGAGGCGACCATCCGCGCCAAGATGGCTTCGCTGATGACCGAGGCCAAGGCCCAGATCGTCAGCGAGACCGACTGA